A genomic region of Peptoniphilus sp. ING2-D1G contains the following coding sequences:
- a CDS encoding V-type ATP synthase subunit F (Family membership) has product MYKVAVVGDKDSILAFRALGIDAKVAYEAEEARKIVDGLAKENYGVIFITEQLASLIKETVDRYDGRVIPAIILIPSNKGSMNIGLDNISSYVEKAIGSNIL; this is encoded by the coding sequence ATGTATAAGGTAGCAGTAGTTGGAGATAAGGATTCGATTTTGGCATTCAGAGCTTTGGGCATAGATGCAAAAGTAGCCTATGAAGCGGAAGAGGCCAGGAAGATTGTAGATGGACTTGCCAAGGAAAATTATGGAGTTATTTTCATAACGGAACAACTTGCAAGCCTCATCAAAGAAACCGTAGATAGATATGACGGCAGGGTTATACCTGCGATTATACTCATCCCCTCGAATAAAGGCAGCATGAATATAGGACTTGACAACATATCATCCTATGTGGAAAAAGCAATCGGATCGAACATATTATAA
- the atpB gene encoding V-ATPase subunit B (Produces ATP from ADP in the presence of a proton gradient across the membrane. The V-type beta chain is a regulatory subunit; High confidence in function and specificity), giving the protein MLKEYKSVTEVVGPLMIVEGVEGCTYDELVFIRLQNGERRRGKVIEIDRDKAMVQIFEGSSGINLKGTRVRFIGRPLELGVSPNMIGRVFNGLGNLIDDGPRIVADEKIDINGIAINPSSRDYPSEFIQTGISTIDGLNTLVRGQKLPIFSGAGLPHNNVAAQIARQAKIIGTEEKFAVVFAAMGITFEETQFFINNFKETGAIDRAVLFMNLADDPAIERLSAPKMALTCAEYLAFELGMHVLVILTDMTNYAEALREISAARKEVPGRRGYPGYLYTDLAGIYERAGRIKGRKGSITQIPILTMPEDDITHPIPDLTGYITEGQIILSRELYKQGIEPPINAIPSLSRLKDKGIGEGKTREDHANTMNQIYAAYTSGKEAKELSVILGENALSKADKAFAKFSDEFEKRYVNQGYRTNRSIEETLDLGWDLLSIIPRSELKRIDDALIDKYLGDRANTEDEEKQDISKNEAENSKEEVTTESESDL; this is encoded by the coding sequence ATGCTTAAAGAATATAAATCGGTAACAGAAGTCGTAGGCCCTCTTATGATTGTTGAAGGTGTGGAAGGTTGTACCTATGACGAACTTGTTTTCATTCGACTTCAAAATGGAGAAAGAAGACGTGGAAAAGTTATAGAAATAGACAGAGATAAGGCCATGGTTCAAATTTTCGAAGGTTCAAGCGGCATAAATTTGAAGGGAACAAGAGTGAGGTTTATAGGAAGACCACTTGAACTTGGAGTAAGTCCCAACATGATAGGCAGAGTATTCAATGGTCTTGGAAATCTCATAGATGACGGCCCCAGAATTGTGGCAGATGAAAAAATAGATATTAACGGAATAGCCATCAATCCCTCAAGTAGAGATTATCCGTCGGAATTTATTCAAACAGGCATATCTACAATTGATGGGCTCAACACCTTGGTAAGAGGACAAAAGCTTCCCATATTCTCAGGAGCGGGATTGCCTCACAATAATGTAGCTGCACAAATTGCAAGACAGGCTAAAATAATCGGCACCGAGGAAAAATTTGCCGTAGTATTTGCCGCAATGGGCATTACCTTTGAAGAAACGCAGTTTTTTATAAATAATTTCAAAGAAACAGGAGCTATCGACAGAGCGGTATTATTTATGAATCTTGCTGATGACCCTGCAATTGAAAGACTTTCAGCCCCTAAAATGGCACTTACCTGTGCAGAGTATTTAGCCTTTGAACTGGGGATGCATGTACTGGTAATTTTGACGGATATGACCAACTATGCGGAGGCCCTTCGTGAAATATCGGCAGCACGTAAGGAAGTACCGGGCAGACGTGGATATCCGGGATATTTGTATACGGACTTGGCGGGAATTTATGAAAGAGCAGGACGTATCAAAGGAAGAAAGGGGTCCATAACCCAAATTCCAATTTTAACAATGCCTGAAGATGACATTACTCATCCTATTCCCGACCTTACAGGATATATTACCGAAGGACAGATTATTCTATCCAGAGAGTTGTATAAACAGGGAATTGAACCGCCTATAAATGCAATACCTTCTTTGTCAAGACTTAAGGATAAGGGTATAGGAGAAGGAAAAACTCGTGAAGATCATGCAAATACCATGAACCAAATCTATGCTGCCTATACATCCGGAAAAGAAGCCAAGGAACTTTCAGTAATACTTGGAGAAAACGCACTATCAAAAGCAGATAAAGCCTTTGCAAAATTTTCAGATGAATTCGAAAAAAGATATGTAAACCAAGGATACAGAACCAACAGAAGCATAGAAGAAACTCTGGATTTAGGTTGGGATCTGCTCTCAATAATACCAAGATCAGAACTTAAGAGAATAGATGATGCTTTGATAGATAAATATTTGGGTGATAGAGCCAATACAGAAGATGAAGAAAAGCAGGATATTTCAAAAAATGAAGCGGAAAATTCCAAGGAAGAAGTGACAACAGAAAGCGAAAGTGATCTATAA
- the atpA gene encoding V-ATPase subunit A (Produces ATP from ADP in the presence of a proton gradient across the membrane. The V-type alpha chain is a catalytic subunit; High confidence in function and specificity), with product MKSGRIIKVSGPLVIAEGMEEASVYDVVEVSENKLIGEIIEMREDKASIQVYEETTGIGPGDVVTTTGFPLSVELGPGLIEQMFDGIQRPLEVLREETGDFLKRGASVKSLNREKKWDFKPQVQVGDEVSEGDILGTVQETPVVVHKIMVPIGIKGKITEIKEGSFTVEETVAVLENNGKETELNMIQRWPVRKGRRIKEKIDPDTPLITGQRVIDTFFPITKGGTAAIPGPFGSGKTVVQHQLAKWADAEIVVYVGCGERGNEMTDVLMEFPELIDAKTGESIMKRTVLIANTSNMPVAAREASIYTGITISEYYRDMGYSVAMMADSTSRWAEALREMSGRLEEMPGDEGYPAYLASRIADFYERAGRVVCLGSDDREGALSVIGAVSPPGGDISEPVTQSTLRIVKIFWKLDYDLSYKRHFPAINWLDSYSLYQDKMDKYFDENINENFSKNRIRAMSLLQEETALQEIVRLVGKDSLSEQDQLKLEISKSIREDFLQQNAFHDIDTYCSSEKQYKMLEVILHFYDESLKALDRGMYLSEIEDLPVRERISRMKNIHEEDLDEFDEITAEIDSETMGGNVDSSDRDVLTPEDAAQLNELKEQKDLAEAKKLLKQMKGEGVDA from the coding sequence TTGAAATCAGGTAGAATTATAAAAGTTTCCGGACCGCTTGTAATAGCTGAAGGCATGGAAGAAGCCAGCGTATATGACGTAGTTGAAGTATCTGAAAATAAACTTATCGGAGAAATCATTGAAATGAGAGAAGATAAGGCTTCAATTCAAGTATACGAAGAAACGACAGGCATAGGTCCTGGAGATGTGGTAACAACAACGGGCTTTCCTCTTTCTGTAGAACTTGGTCCCGGACTTATTGAACAAATGTTTGACGGAATTCAAAGACCTCTTGAAGTTTTAAGAGAAGAAACAGGAGATTTTCTTAAAAGAGGAGCTTCTGTAAAGAGTTTAAACAGAGAAAAAAAATGGGATTTCAAGCCCCAAGTTCAAGTAGGCGATGAAGTATCAGAGGGAGATATACTGGGCACAGTTCAAGAAACTCCCGTAGTTGTTCATAAAATAATGGTTCCCATAGGAATTAAAGGTAAAATTACAGAAATAAAAGAAGGTTCTTTTACTGTTGAAGAAACCGTGGCGGTACTTGAAAATAACGGTAAAGAAACAGAACTTAATATGATACAGAGATGGCCCGTAAGAAAGGGAAGAAGGATCAAGGAAAAAATAGATCCCGATACTCCGCTTATAACAGGACAAAGGGTAATAGACACATTCTTTCCCATAACAAAGGGAGGGACCGCGGCAATCCCGGGACCTTTCGGAAGCGGAAAGACCGTAGTACAACATCAGTTGGCAAAATGGGCGGATGCTGAAATAGTTGTATATGTAGGCTGTGGAGAACGTGGCAATGAAATGACCGATGTACTTATGGAATTTCCTGAACTTATAGATGCAAAGACGGGAGAGTCCATAATGAAGAGGACGGTTTTAATCGCCAACACTTCAAATATGCCCGTAGCGGCTCGTGAAGCCAGCATTTACACAGGTATAACAATTTCTGAATACTATAGAGATATGGGATATTCTGTAGCTATGATGGCGGATTCTACATCAAGATGGGCGGAAGCTTTAAGAGAGATGAGCGGTAGACTTGAAGAAATGCCCGGAGACGAAGGATATCCGGCATATCTTGCATCAAGAATTGCGGATTTTTATGAAAGAGCGGGACGTGTAGTTTGTTTGGGAAGTGATGACAGGGAGGGAGCTCTTTCCGTAATAGGAGCGGTATCCCCGCCCGGTGGAGATATTTCCGAACCGGTAACTCAGTCAACACTCAGAATAGTAAAAATATTTTGGAAACTGGATTATGATTTATCTTACAAGAGGCATTTCCCGGCTATAAATTGGCTGGATTCCTATTCATTGTATCAAGATAAAATGGATAAGTATTTTGATGAGAATATAAATGAAAACTTCTCTAAAAACAGGATTAGAGCCATGAGTCTGCTGCAAGAAGAAACAGCACTTCAGGAAATAGTCAGACTTGTAGGCAAGGATTCTCTTTCTGAACAAGATCAGCTGAAACTTGAAATATCCAAATCCATAAGAGAAGACTTTTTACAACAAAACGCCTTTCACGACATAGATACCTATTGCTCATCGGAAAAGCAATACAAGATGCTTGAGGTAATCTTGCATTTTTATGATGAATCTCTGAAGGCTTTGGACAGAGGAATGTACTTGAGTGAAATTGAAGATTTGCCGGTAAGAGAAAGAATCTCCAGAATGAAAAATATTCACGAAGAAGATTTAGATGAATTCGATGAGATAACTGCTGAAATAGATTCAGAAACTATGGGTGGAAATGTGGATTCTTCAGATAGGGATGTACTTACACCCGAGGATGCGGCACAATTAAATGAACTCAAGGAACAAAAAGATTTAGCGGAGGCTAAAAAGCTTTTGAAACAAATGAAGGGAGAGGGTGTAGATGCTTAA
- a CDS encoding V-type sodium ATP synthase subunit C (Transmembrane ATPases are membrane-bound enzyme complexes/ion transporters that use ATP hydrolysis to drive the transport of protons across a membrane. Some transmembrane ATPases also work in reverse, harnessing the energy from a proton gradient, using the flux of ions across the membrane via the ATPase proton channel to drive the synthesis of ATP; High confidence in function and specificity), which translates to MDREKFVQSSATVRVKEKQLLGKASMERIVDASGLEDALKLLNDSVYQENISKLKKPQDYEIALRREQLKTFKEVYELSPERKIVDLIANNYYYHNIKVLVKDRVLSGDLSHLYIDIGDVDWAKINKSVDEDKKEDNEFLEVSLEAIEEYKKSMNPQNVDILIDKLYFKSLKKIADELDVKLFKKYVSDLIDFTNISIFLRTRKQQRDVDFLNKVLIDGGNLNTGQYEKYFYMDLDQITPLYKSLDIAKYVKGGIDTFKKTGSLSEYEENKDNYFMAMVKEAKRITYGPEVIFAYLFAKEMEMKNIEIILISKLNGVESSFIRERLRDSYV; encoded by the coding sequence ATGGATAGAGAAAAATTTGTCCAATCATCTGCCACTGTCAGAGTAAAGGAAAAACAGCTTCTTGGCAAAGCTTCCATGGAGAGAATTGTAGATGCTTCAGGATTAGAGGATGCTTTAAAGCTTTTAAATGATTCGGTTTACCAGGAAAATATAAGCAAACTGAAGAAGCCTCAAGATTATGAAATAGCCTTGAGAAGGGAACAACTTAAAACTTTTAAAGAAGTTTATGAGCTAAGTCCTGAACGAAAAATAGTAGATTTAATTGCCAACAATTACTATTATCACAATATAAAGGTATTGGTAAAGGACAGGGTGCTTTCCGGAGATCTTTCTCACCTGTACATAGATATTGGAGATGTAGATTGGGCAAAGATAAATAAATCTGTAGATGAAGACAAAAAGGAAGACAACGAATTTTTGGAAGTATCTTTAGAGGCGATAGAAGAATATAAAAAATCTATGAATCCGCAGAATGTCGACATATTAATAGATAAGTTGTATTTTAAAAGCCTTAAAAAAATTGCAGATGAATTAGATGTAAAATTATTTAAAAAATATGTCAGCGATCTCATTGATTTTACTAATATAAGCATATTTTTAAGAACCAGGAAACAACAAAGGGATGTAGATTTCTTAAACAAAGTCTTAATTGACGGAGGAAATTTAAATACAGGTCAATATGAGAAATATTTCTACATGGATTTGGATCAAATAACTCCGCTTTACAAGAGTTTAGACATAGCAAAATACGTCAAAGGCGGAATAGATACTTTTAAGAAGACAGGTTCCCTTAGTGAATATGAAGAAAATAAAGATAACTATTTCATGGCGATGGTAAAGGAAGCAAAACGCATAACCTATGGACCTGAGGTCATATTTGCATATTTATTTGCAAAGGAAATGGAAATGAAAAATATTGAAATCATATTGATAAGTAAACTTAACGGCGTGGAATCTTCCTTCATAAGGGAAAGGTTGCGTGATAGTTATGTATAA